One Buchnera aphidicola (Panaphis juglandis) DNA segment encodes these proteins:
- the tusB gene encoding sulfurtransferase complex subunit TusB: MLNILLNSPFKIDIQSMIEVLKKRDTLVALQDGVLIALNGNIVLNTLLKKSITLYVLKEDVLARGILDHICDNCNVINYSQFVTLTQNFSKYMNW, from the coding sequence ATGTTAAATATACTTTTAAATTCTCCTTTTAAAATTGATATTCAGAGCATGATAGAGGTTTTAAAAAAACGAGATACATTAGTTGCATTACAAGACGGTGTTTTAATTGCACTAAATGGTAATATTGTATTAAATACATTACTTAAAAAATCAATTACGTTATATGTTTTAAAAGAAGATGTTTTGGCTAGAGGTATTCTGGATCATATTTGTGATAATTGTAATGTAATTAATTACTCTCAATTTGTGACATTAACTCAAAATTTTTCAAAATATATGAATTGGTAG
- the rpe gene encoding ribulose-phosphate 3-epimerase gives MKKFFISPSILSADFSRLGQDVQNVLDAGSDMIHFDVMDNHYVPNLTFGPMILKSLRSYPIRAPIDVHLMTSSVDALIPIFAKSGADYITFHPDSTRDIHHTIRIIKQNNCKSGIAINPDVSIKILDPFLEKLDLILLMSVYPGFSGQKFILSVLKKIRSLRKYLNFNFPNILLQVDGGININNIFDVAEAGADIFVMGSAIFCSNNYYETIQNLKKKIILVSS, from the coding sequence ATGAAAAAATTTTTTATTTCACCATCTATTTTGTCTGCAGATTTTTCTCGATTAGGTCAAGATGTACAAAATGTTTTGGATGCTGGAAGCGATATGATTCATTTTGATGTTATGGATAATCATTATGTTCCTAATTTAACATTCGGTCCTATGATATTAAAATCATTGAGAAGTTATCCAATTCGTGCTCCTATTGATGTACATTTAATGACTTCTTCAGTTGATGCATTAATTCCTATTTTTGCAAAATCAGGAGCGGATTATATTACTTTTCATCCTGATTCTACTCGGGATATTCATCATACTATACGTATAATTAAACAAAATAATTGTAAATCAGGTATAGCAATTAATCCAGATGTTTCTATAAAAATTTTAGATCCTTTTTTAGAAAAATTGGATTTAATTTTATTAATGAGCGTTTATCCTGGTTTTTCTGGTCAAAAATTCATATTATCAGTATTAAAAAAAATCAGATCACTAAGAAAATATTTAAATTTTAATTTTCCAAATATTTTATTACAAGTCGATGGTGGTATTAATATAAATAATATTTTTGATGTTGCAGAAGCAGGAGCTGACATATTTGTTATGGGTTCTGCGATTTTTTGTTCTAATAATTATTATGAAACAATTCAAAACCTAAAAAAAAAAATAATTCTTGTTAGTAGTTAG
- a CDS encoding alpha/beta fold hydrolase → MYIKIIGKGNINLILLHGWGINNSIWFWIEKILMKDFKLHIIDLPGYGNNFHVIVENLYELLALIHNNTPKKCIWMGWSMGGIISSYMSILYPKKTIAIINICSSPCFIKKKKWPGIDINTIKNIFKNLLYNYKNTIKNFFITNTYNIIKKNTHVQNIIKKYVLPPYPTYNTLKMNLDIICKTDIRKYIMQTKLPNLQIYGKLDTMIPIEISKIINKYNNKNIKIIVIDHSAHMPFISKPIEFCNSIISFKKKL, encoded by the coding sequence ATGTATATAAAAATTATTGGAAAAGGTAATATAAATTTAATATTATTACATGGATGGGGTATAAATAATAGCATTTGGTTTTGGATAGAAAAAATTTTAATGAAAGATTTTAAACTACATATCATTGATTTACCAGGATATGGTAATAACTTTCATGTCATAGTAGAAAACCTGTATGAACTATTAGCATTAATTCATAATAATACACCAAAAAAATGTATTTGGATGGGGTGGTCTATGGGGGGTATAATTTCTAGTTATATGAGTATTTTGTATCCAAAAAAAACAATTGCTATAATTAATATATGTTCATCTCCATGCTTCATTAAAAAAAAAAAATGGCCAGGAATAGACATCAATACAATAAAAAATATTTTTAAAAATTTATTATACAACTATAAAAATACAATAAAAAACTTCTTTATTACTAACACATATAATATAATAAAAAAAAATACTCATGTTCAAAATATAATTAAAAAATATGTTTTACCACCATACCCAACATACAATACCTTAAAAATGAATTTAGATATAATATGTAAAACAGATATCAGAAAATACATAATGCAAACTAAATTACCTAATTTACAAATATACGGTAAATTAGATACTATGATACCAATAGAAATTTCAAAAATCATTAATAAATATAATAATAAAAATATTAAAATAATAGTTATTGATCATTCTGCACACATGCCATTCATATCAAAACCAATTGAATTCTGCAATTCTATCATTTCATTTAAAAAAAAATTATAA
- the tusD gene encoding sulfurtransferase complex subunit TusD, producing MKIFTYTILVTSSYSKENSKSALFFSQNLVENNHIIDSIFFYGDGVYNSNNMVYTIFDDFSLIKKWYDFSKDFSVNLNVCSSFAQDRGIISDEISKNMGFKHGNLHFGFRLTGLGHLITSIIKSDRLLQF from the coding sequence ATGAAAATATTTACATATACTATACTAGTTACAAGCTCATATAGTAAAGAAAATTCTAAGAGTGCGCTTTTTTTTTCACAAAATTTAGTAGAAAATAATCATATTATTGACAGTATTTTTTTTTATGGTGATGGTGTTTATAATAGTAATAATATGGTATATACAATATTTGATGATTTTAGTTTAATAAAAAAATGGTATGATTTTAGTAAAGATTTTTCTGTAAATTTAAATGTTTGCTCAAGTTTTGCTCAAGATCGAGGTATTATTTCTGATGAAATTTCTAAAAATATGGGTTTCAAGCATGGAAATTTACATTTTGGTTTTCGCTTAACTGGTTTAGGTCATTTAATTACTTCAATAATAAAATCAGATCGTTTATTACAATTTTAA
- the trpS gene encoding tryptophan--tRNA ligase, with the protein MSFLKPILFSAVQPTGQLTIGNYIGTLSHWSDFQDRYQCIFSIADLHSMTVLQDSKKLKKSQLDTIAFYLSVGVDPKKSIVFLQSSVSEHCKLYWVLSCYTYFGELIRMTQFKNKSKIHSNNVNSGLFTYPILMASDILLYHSEYVLIGNDQKQHLELVRNLVKRFNFLYGDIFKMPNICIPQKNNSKVMSLLCPTCKMSKSDANPNNVIFLLEDSKSIFKKIQRSVTDSEQKILYDVNKKAGISNLLNIYSNFTGKSILELEEKFLHTSYKDFKYLVAKVISKTLLKIQEKFYYFRSNEHYLNEILKEGSYRAQYYAKNIINQVYHVLGL; encoded by the coding sequence ATGTCATTTTTAAAACCCATTTTATTCAGTGCGGTTCAACCTACAGGTCAATTAACAATCGGTAATTATATTGGTACATTATCTCATTGGTCTGATTTTCAGGATCGATATCAATGTATTTTTAGTATTGCTGATTTACATTCTATGACTGTATTACAGGATTCAAAAAAATTAAAAAAATCACAATTAGATACTATTGCTTTTTATTTATCGGTTGGTGTAGATCCAAAAAAAAGTATTGTATTTCTTCAATCTTCTGTATCTGAACATTGTAAATTATATTGGGTGTTGAGTTGTTATACTTATTTTGGAGAATTAATTCGTATGACACAATTTAAAAATAAATCTAAAATACATTCAAATAATGTTAATTCTGGTTTATTTACTTATCCGATATTGATGGCATCCGATATTTTGCTATATCATAGTGAATACGTTTTAATTGGGAATGATCAAAAACAACATTTAGAATTAGTTAGAAATCTTGTAAAACGTTTTAATTTTTTGTATGGTGATATTTTTAAAATGCCAAATATATGTATTCCTCAAAAAAATAATTCAAAAGTTATGTCTTTATTATGTCCAACATGTAAAATGTCGAAGTCTGATGCTAATCCTAACAATGTGATTTTTTTATTAGAAGATTCAAAATCTATTTTTAAAAAAATTCAGCGTTCTGTTACTGATTCAGAACAGAAAATATTATATGATGTAAATAAAAAAGCAGGAATTTCGAACTTATTAAATATTTATTCAAATTTCACTGGTAAAAGTATTTTAGAATTAGAAGAAAAATTTTTACATACATCATATAAAGATTTTAAATATTTAGTGGCTAAAGTTATTTCTAAAACTTTGTTAAAAATACAAGAAAAATTTTATTATTTTCGATCTAATGAGCATTATTTAAATGAAATCTTAAAAGAAGGATCATATAGAGCACAATATTATGCTAAAAATATCATAAATCAAGTATATCATGTTTTAGGTTTATAA
- the aroB gene encoding 3-dehydroquinate synthase: MFNENVFVHTSNHTYEIKIGYSLFKKKYLFYPFNKNDKVVLVTNTTVSKFFKKMVLDYLLNINIDVSDFVLSDGENFKNLNSVELLLGYLLKNNFDRNTILIALGGGVIGDLTGFVASIYQRGIRVIQIPTTLLSQVDASIGGKTGVNHILGKNMIGTFWQPSAVIIDVCFLTTLPINQLISGIAEVIKYAIIFDIDFFQWLEDNIEKILVMDPNSLLYCIKKCCDLKSKVVFFDERENNLRCLLNFGHTYGHAIESYFKYSLFLHGEAISIGMVIASRTAKILKLLNDFDENRIINLLKLANLPFSAPKNMPPEEYLPYMKRDKKSRNGNIKLILPVSIGKVKIFNKIDKNIILQSIQECIL, from the coding sequence ATGTTTAATGAAAATGTATTTGTTCATACAAGTAATCATACGTATGAGATAAAAATTGGATATTCATTATTTAAAAAAAAATATCTTTTTTATCCGTTCAATAAAAATGATAAAGTGGTTTTAGTAACAAATACTACAGTATCAAAATTTTTTAAAAAAATGGTTTTGGATTATTTATTAAATATAAATATTGATGTTAGTGATTTTGTTTTGTCTGATGGTGAAAATTTTAAAAATTTAAATTCTGTAGAATTATTGCTAGGTTATTTATTAAAAAATAATTTTGATCGTAACACAATATTGATTGCATTGGGTGGTGGGGTGATTGGAGATTTAACTGGTTTTGTTGCTTCTATTTATCAAAGAGGTATTAGAGTTATTCAAATACCTACTACATTATTATCTCAAGTTGATGCTTCAATTGGTGGTAAAACAGGAGTTAATCATATTCTTGGTAAAAATATGATTGGTACTTTTTGGCAACCAAGTGCAGTAATAATAGATGTTTGTTTTTTAACTACTTTACCAATTAATCAGTTAATATCAGGTATTGCAGAAGTAATTAAATATGCAATTATTTTTGATATTGATTTTTTTCAATGGTTAGAAGATAATATTGAAAAAATATTAGTAATGGATCCAAATAGTTTGTTATATTGTATTAAGAAATGCTGTGATTTAAAATCAAAAGTTGTTTTTTTTGATGAACGGGAAAATAATTTACGTTGTTTATTAAATTTTGGTCATACATATGGTCATGCTATTGAGTCATATTTTAAATATTCTTTGTTTTTACATGGAGAGGCTATTTCTATAGGTATGGTGATTGCGTCTCGTACTGCAAAAATTTTGAAATTATTAAATGATTTTGATGAAAATCGGATTATTAATTTGCTGAAATTAGCTAATTTACCATTTTCTGCTCCAAAAAATATGCCCCCTGAAGAATATTTGCCATATATGAAACGTGATAAAAAAAGTCGGAATGGGAATATTAAATTAATATTACCAGTTTCAATTGGTAAAGTTAAAATCTTTAATAAAATAGATAAGAACATAATTCTTCAATCAATTCAAGAGTGTATATTATAA
- the tsgA gene encoding MFS transporter TsgA: MINKNKYGLTIISFLSYYFTGSMIVVTGMIIRNIAKYFHLSVANMSNTFTFLNAGILFSIVLNSWITKFFSLKKQIIMGFFLVLIAIYNFVITHNLTIFCFSMFIFGMVGGITMSIGTFLITNIYSGSERTSKLLLTDSFFSISGIMFPIIASILLHKKIFWYWIYIIIGLVYFIIFLITINVEFPKQNIKITKKKNKYHSNCKKSIFILCCCSLCYILGQLGFISWVPEYATQNIHFNLQHSGSLVSNFWMSYMFGMWFFSYILKFIDLQKALVILTGISTFSMYFFIKNNNIMLFNTIIIILGFFSSAIYTIIITLTSLQTKKPSQKLINFTLMSGTIGTLLTFIITGPIISKIGICGALVISNILYGIVFILSIILGLTSRHKKNF; encoded by the coding sequence ATGATAAACAAAAATAAATATGGGTTAACAATAATAAGTTTTTTATCATATTATTTTACTGGATCGATGATTGTTGTAACAGGAATGATAATACGTAATATTGCAAAATATTTCCATCTCTCTGTTGCAAATATGAGTAACACATTTACGTTTTTAAATGCTGGAATATTATTTTCTATTGTATTAAATTCTTGGATTACGAAATTTTTTTCTCTTAAAAAACAAATCATTATGGGTTTTTTTTTAGTTTTAATTGCGATATATAATTTTGTAATTACACATAATTTAACTATTTTTTGTTTCAGTATGTTTATTTTTGGTATGGTTGGTGGAATTACAATGTCAATTGGTACCTTCTTAATTACAAATATTTATTCTGGTTCAGAGAGAACATCAAAACTATTATTAACAGATTCTTTTTTTAGTATTTCCGGAATTATGTTTCCAATAATTGCATCTATACTATTACACAAAAAAATATTTTGGTACTGGATTTACATTATCATTGGATTAGTATATTTTATAATTTTTTTAATTACAATTAATGTAGAATTCCCTAAACAAAATATTAAAATAACAAAAAAAAAAAATAAATATCACAGTAACTGTAAAAAAAGTATATTTATTCTATGTTGCTGTTCTTTATGTTATATTTTAGGTCAATTAGGATTTATTTCATGGGTTCCAGAATATGCTACACAAAATATTCATTTTAATCTTCAACATTCTGGAAGTTTAGTGAGTAACTTTTGGATGTCATACATGTTTGGAATGTGGTTTTTTAGTTATATATTAAAATTTATTGATTTACAAAAAGCATTAGTAATATTAACAGGTATTTCTACATTTTCAATGTATTTTTTTATTAAAAATAACAATATAATGCTATTTAATACTATTATTATAATACTTGGTTTTTTTTCAAGTGCTATTTATACAATAATTATCACACTAACATCTTTACAAACCAAAAAACCTTCTCAAAAACTAATTAACTTTACTTTGATGTCTGGAACTATTGGTACACTTTTAACATTCATAATTACTGGACCAATCATCTCAAAAATAGGAATTTGTGGTGCATTAGTCATTTCAAATATATTATATGGAATAGTATTCATATTATCCATAATATTAGGTTTAACAAGTCGTCACAAGAAAAATTTTTAA
- the tusC gene encoding sulfurtransferase complex subunit TusC, producing the protein MKKIAVIFSNSPYGTSFGLEGINFVLSASCYTNNIFLFFIGDGIFQILENQDSSSIFFKSYSDSFSFLEFSNIKNFYLCYESLIKRGLNSSVKFLVNVIICNPTDFRNQIDKCDVILNF; encoded by the coding sequence ATGAAAAAAATTGCTGTAATTTTTTCAAATTCACCTTATGGAACTAGTTTCGGTTTAGAAGGTATTAATTTTGTTTTATCTGCTTCTTGTTATACAAATAATATTTTTTTGTTTTTTATTGGAGATGGAATCTTTCAAATATTAGAAAATCAGGACTCAAGTTCTATTTTTTTTAAAAGTTATTCTGATTCTTTTAGTTTTTTAGAGTTTAGTAATATTAAAAATTTTTATTTATGTTATGAATCACTCATAAAACGTGGTTTAAATTCATCAGTAAAGTTTTTAGTGAATGTAATTATTTGTAATCCTACTGATTTTAGAAATCAAATTGATAAATGTGATGTTATTTTAAATTTTTAA
- the rpsL gene encoding 30S ribosomal protein S12: MVTINQLVRIPRIKKISKNNVPALSGCPQKRGVCTKVYTTTPKKPNSALRKVCRVKLTNGFEVTAYIGGEGHNLQEHSVILIRGGRVKDLPGVRYHVVRGALDCAGVKNRSTGRSKYGVKKLKK; the protein is encoded by the coding sequence ATGGTTACTATCAATCAATTAGTTCGTATTCCAAGAATTAAGAAAATTTCTAAAAATAATGTTCCTGCATTGTCAGGATGTCCTCAAAAGCGTGGTGTATGTACTAAAGTATATACTACTACTCCAAAAAAACCTAATTCTGCTTTACGTAAGGTTTGTCGAGTTAAACTAACAAATGGATTTGAAGTTACTGCTTATATTGGTGGTGAAGGTCATAATTTACAAGAACATTCTGTAATTTTGATAAGAGGTGGTCGAGTCAAAGATTTACCTGGTGTACGTTATCACGTTGTACGAGGAGCTCTTGATTGCGCTGGTGTTAAAAACAGAAGTACTGGTCGATCAAAATATGGTGTTAAAAAATTAAAAAAATAA
- the aroK gene encoding shikimate kinase AroK — MFEKRNIFLIGPMGAGKSTIGRQLSKELNMEFCDSDQEIEKRTGADISWVFDIEGESGFRVREEKVINELTNMHKIVLATGGGSILSKKIRNLLSSRGIIVYLKVTVEKQLMRTKTDKHRPLLNTSEPAEVVLKKLSIIRNPLYEEISDVSIDTNNKNSKIIVVNIMNFLKTI; from the coding sequence ATGTTTGAAAAACGAAATATTTTTTTAATAGGTCCTATGGGTGCTGGTAAAAGCACTATTGGTCGTCAGTTGTCTAAAGAATTAAATATGGAATTTTGTGATTCTGATCAAGAAATTGAAAAACGTACCGGAGCTGATATCAGTTGGGTATTTGATATTGAAGGAGAATCTGGATTTAGAGTTCGCGAAGAAAAAGTAATTAATGAATTGACAAACATGCATAAAATTGTTTTAGCAACTGGTGGTGGATCAATTTTATCAAAAAAAATTAGAAATTTATTATCTTCTAGAGGCATCATAGTATATTTAAAAGTTACAGTCGAAAAACAATTAATGCGAACTAAAACAGATAAGCATCGCCCATTATTAAATACTTCTGAACCTGCTGAAGTTGTTTTAAAAAAACTATCAATCATAAGAAATCCTTTGTATGAAGAGATTTCAGATGTATCTATTGATACTAATAATAAAAATTCAAAAATAATAGTTGTAAATATTATGAATTTTTTAAAAACGATTTAA
- a CDS encoding NifU family protein: MIKISKKAQKYLKNLISKNNKYVSLRILINKPGTQYSECKLSYENCKNLKKTDIEIKYDSFSIYVDEKILPYLKDSKIDLFINDTEKQLMLMAPYSGQELNHHNPTTQNVKYEHLFQKLKNFIDYDINPMLMMHGGKVFLVEINTLGYAMIKFLGGCNGCLMSKNTFSENIEKKILSHFPDLNGVQDITNHSRGMHSFF; this comes from the coding sequence ATGATTAAGATTTCTAAAAAAGCTCAAAAATATTTAAAAAATTTAATTTCTAAAAATAATAAATACGTATCTTTAAGGATATTAATTAATAAACCTGGAACACAATATTCGGAATGTAAGCTTTCATACGAAAATTGTAAAAATTTAAAAAAAACAGATATTGAAATAAAATATGATTCATTTAGTATTTATGTTGATGAGAAAATACTACCATACTTAAAAGATTCTAAAATTGATTTATTTATTAATGATACTGAAAAACAATTAATGCTAATGGCTCCATATTCTGGTCAGGAATTAAATCATCATAATCCAACTACTCAAAACGTTAAATATGAACATTTATTTCAAAAATTAAAAAATTTTATTGATTATGATATTAATCCAATGTTGATGATGCATGGTGGAAAAGTTTTTTTAGTAGAGATTAATACACTGGGATATGCGATGATTAAGTTTTTAGGTGGTTGTAATGGTTGTTTAATGTCAAAAAATACATTTTCAGAAAATATTGAGAAAAAAATTTTAAGTCATTTTCCAGATTTAAATGGTGTTCAAGATATTACAAATCATAGTCGTGGTATGCATTCTTTTTTTTAG
- the rpsG gene encoding 30S ribosomal protein S7 produces MSRRRMIESRKILPDPKFSSEILAKFINTLMMNGKKSIAENIVYSALEKLSIQVQKDELEIFDIILEHVKPVVEVKSRRVGGSTYQVPIEVRPVRRNTLAMRWIVESARKRKDKSMFLRLFHEFSDILENKGASIKKRDDVHRTAEANKAFAHYRW; encoded by the coding sequence ATGTCAAGACGACGAATGATTGAAAGTCGAAAGATTTTACCTGATCCTAAATTTTCATCAGAAATATTAGCAAAATTTATTAATACCTTAATGATGAATGGTAAAAAATCAATTGCTGAAAACATTGTATATTCTGCATTAGAAAAATTATCTATTCAAGTTCAAAAAGATGAATTAGAAATATTTGATATTATTTTAGAACATGTTAAACCAGTGGTTGAAGTAAAATCACGTCGAGTAGGAGGTTCAACGTATCAAGTTCCAATTGAAGTTCGTCCAGTTAGACGTAACACATTAGCAATGCGTTGGATTGTAGAATCTGCTAGAAAGAGAAAAGATAAATCGATGTTTTTAAGATTATTTCACGAGTTTTCTGATATTTTAGAAAATAAAGGAGCTTCTATTAAAAAACGAGATGATGTCCATCGTACAGCTGAAGCAAATAAAGCTTTTGCACATTATCGTTGGTAA
- the deoD gene encoding purine-nucleoside phosphorylase yields MTTPHINANNNSFSELVMMSGDPFRVKYIAENFLKHCIQITNVRSMLGFTGYYNDVLVSIMSHGMGIPSAAIYVEELIKSYRVKKIIRVGTCGTIQKKINLKDIIIAIGACTDSNFNRLRFNNYDFSAVANFNIISNAVRIAKKMRINIQVGSFFTTDTFYMNSELLYPLLKKYNILGIDMETSGIYSIAAEHSVKAMSICSVSDHITRNQKLSSVERESSLCEMIKLALETLIA; encoded by the coding sequence ATGACAACACCTCATATTAATGCAAATAATAATAGTTTTTCTGAATTGGTAATGATGTCTGGTGATCCATTTCGAGTGAAATATATTGCAGAAAATTTTTTGAAGCATTGTATCCAAATTACTAATGTTCGTTCAATGCTAGGTTTTACAGGATATTATAATGATGTTTTAGTTTCCATTATGAGTCATGGTATGGGTATACCTTCTGCTGCTATTTATGTAGAAGAATTAATTAAATCTTATCGTGTAAAAAAAATTATTCGTGTTGGAACATGTGGTACAATTCAAAAAAAAATTAATTTAAAAGATATTATTATTGCAATAGGTGCATGTACTGATTCTAATTTTAATCGTTTACGATTTAACAACTATGATTTTTCTGCAGTTGCTAATTTTAATATTATTTCTAATGCAGTACGTATTGCAAAAAAAATGAGAATTAATATTCAAGTTGGGAGTTTTTTTACTACAGATACTTTTTATATGAATTCTGAATTATTATATCCATTATTAAAGAAGTATAATATTTTAGGTATAGATATGGAAACTTCAGGTATTTATAGCATTGCTGCAGAACATAGTGTAAAAGCTATGTCAATATGTTCTGTATCGGATCATATTACAAGAAATCAAAAGTTATCTTCTGTAGAACGAGAATCATCATTATGTGAAATGATAAAATTAGCTTTAGAAACATTGATTGCATAA